One stretch of Pandoraea oxalativorans DNA includes these proteins:
- a CDS encoding mechanosensitive ion channel family protein, which produces MRIRMRLLQVLVVVGMAVAPLTEAVSATSAVAASPPASSGVADASANAPNDGAELRFMDRPVVTFRGTLGGATPEVRAARAQAVLDSLPGGTFDLPVDVLHASLGGASGVAFRVRDRILFALTTDDLAPGDPRPLDAVVAEVQTNLQTAFAARRAQLHWPTILRGIALSALGAVVLTIIVIGIGRMRTRLETRLQTAFEKRVLQRTARTFDWTGSAFHLVHQVVQIGAVCLALAFAYLYLIFVLMQFPASQPLAGRLSDFLWTLVDRFGIGVAAAIPGILTVIVIFLLTRALQSLVNNVFDAVQSGRLSIPGMHPETAGATRRLVSVVVWGLALTFAYPYMPGAQSDVFKGLSVLLGLMVTLGSSGIVNQLMSGMVVIYSRSLKKGDLVSIGDATGVVVGVDALSVKLRNLAQEELTIPNAVVVASTVRNFTTHGRGHGVAISTTLTIGYDTPWRQVHAMLIEAATHTPQVAAEPAPYVLQRALSDFYVEYEVFATLRDPATRFGAISALHENIQDVFNRYGVQIMSPHFEEQPHSPLTIQPEHWYPAPARAPVDAGSAPSTSAPLPTSQEQGTGHAR; this is translated from the coding sequence ATGCGCATTCGCATGAGGCTGTTGCAAGTGCTGGTGGTGGTTGGAATGGCCGTCGCGCCGCTCACTGAAGCGGTATCAGCGACATCTGCGGTCGCGGCTTCGCCGCCGGCGTCCTCGGGCGTGGCAGACGCGTCCGCCAACGCGCCGAACGACGGGGCCGAGCTTCGCTTCATGGACCGGCCGGTTGTCACGTTCCGCGGCACGCTTGGCGGCGCAACCCCCGAGGTGCGGGCGGCACGGGCCCAGGCGGTGCTCGACAGTCTGCCCGGCGGCACCTTCGATTTGCCTGTCGACGTGCTGCACGCATCGCTCGGCGGTGCGTCCGGCGTGGCGTTCCGCGTGCGCGACCGAATCCTCTTTGCGCTGACGACCGACGACCTCGCACCGGGCGACCCGCGCCCGCTCGACGCCGTGGTGGCCGAGGTGCAGACGAATCTTCAGACCGCCTTCGCCGCGCGGCGCGCGCAGCTTCACTGGCCGACGATTCTGCGCGGCATCGCGCTCAGTGCGCTCGGGGCCGTCGTGCTGACGATCATCGTGATCGGCATCGGGCGCATGCGGACCCGGCTTGAGACGCGCCTTCAGACCGCCTTCGAAAAGCGTGTCCTGCAACGCACGGCCCGCACCTTCGACTGGACAGGGTCGGCTTTTCACCTTGTGCATCAGGTCGTGCAGATCGGGGCCGTGTGTCTGGCGCTGGCCTTCGCGTATCTTTACCTCATCTTCGTGCTGATGCAGTTCCCGGCCAGCCAGCCACTGGCCGGACGCCTGTCGGACTTCCTCTGGACGCTCGTGGACCGTTTCGGCATCGGCGTGGCCGCCGCCATCCCGGGCATCCTCACGGTCATCGTCATCTTTCTTCTCACGCGTGCCCTGCAGAGCCTCGTCAACAACGTCTTCGACGCGGTGCAAAGCGGACGCCTGTCCATTCCCGGCATGCACCCCGAGACCGCTGGCGCAACACGGCGTTTGGTGTCGGTGGTGGTCTGGGGTCTTGCGCTGACATTCGCTTACCCCTACATGCCGGGCGCGCAGAGCGACGTCTTCAAAGGTCTGTCGGTTCTGCTCGGTCTGATGGTCACGCTGGGATCCAGCGGCATTGTCAATCAATTGATGAGCGGGATGGTCGTGATCTACAGCCGCTCGCTGAAGAAGGGCGATCTCGTGTCGATTGGTGACGCTACCGGCGTAGTCGTCGGCGTCGATGCGCTTTCGGTCAAGTTGCGCAATCTTGCGCAGGAAGAACTGACGATCCCGAACGCCGTCGTCGTGGCCTCCACGGTACGCAACTTCACGACGCATGGGCGTGGGCACGGTGTTGCAATCAGCACGACGCTGACCATCGGCTACGACACGCCGTGGCGTCAGGTGCACGCCATGCTGATCGAAGCGGCGACGCACACGCCGCAAGTCGCCGCTGAGCCCGCGCCGTATGTATTGCAACGGGCGCTGTCGGACTTCTACGTCGAGTACGAAGTCTTTGCCACCTTGCGCGATCCGGCCACGCGTTTCGGGGCGATTTCCGCGCTTCACGAAAACATTCAGGACGTCTTCAACCGCTACGGCGTCCAGATCATGTCGCCGCATTTCGAAGAGCAACCCCACTCGCCGCTGACGATCCAGCCAGAACATTGGTATCCGGCCCCGGCGCGCGCACCCGTGGATGCGGGCAGCGCGCCATCGACATCCGCACCATTGCCGACATCACAAGAACAAGGAACCGGTCATGCCCGTTAA
- a CDS encoding MATE family efflux transporter, translated as MTQHPSTPPQPPRPLWKTWLLIAVPMMLTNALQSIAGTADGIYLGHLIGTDAIAAVSAFFPVFFFLLAIVIGLSAGATVMIGRAWGAQDRALVRNIAGTALVMMCGASLVISVLGGLFATPLMRLFGTPEPVFDAATLYARWMLIGMPVIFMLWLTTSMSRGTGDAVSPLIALLIATLLSLGLTPAFIYGWGPFPALGVASAVASTMLAFTVALLWMTIHWRRKGHPLAPSADLWRAIRWNPALARGILHIGVPAAIQMLTMAIAEMALLSMVNRHGANATAAYGAVTQVMSWLQMPVMTLGITASILCAHAIGAGRGERVGAIVRTGLLCNLGLTGSLIMVIYPIAPTLLRGFLTDPDVLSLATHLLYIVAWSVLVMGATAVMTGAMRASGRVWVPTLLGMTGLLGIEVPAAWMFERIAGLTGIWWAYPLAFIAMLTMQGLCYRAFRRASCRAQKNMTMPAQESNAPTQPVDVQP; from the coding sequence ATGACGCAACACCCCTCCACCCCACCGCAGCCGCCCAGACCGCTCTGGAAGACCTGGCTCCTCATCGCCGTGCCGATGATGCTGACCAACGCGCTCCAGTCCATTGCAGGCACCGCCGACGGCATCTATCTCGGCCACCTGATCGGCACCGACGCGATTGCGGCCGTCTCCGCGTTCTTTCCCGTCTTCTTCTTTTTGCTGGCCATCGTGATCGGTCTGTCTGCCGGTGCAACCGTCATGATCGGCCGGGCATGGGGCGCGCAGGATCGGGCGCTCGTGCGCAACATTGCAGGCACGGCGCTCGTGATGATGTGCGGCGCGAGCCTCGTGATCAGCGTGCTGGGTGGCCTGTTTGCGACGCCGCTGATGCGCCTGTTCGGTACCCCCGAGCCCGTCTTCGACGCCGCGACGCTATACGCCCGATGGATGCTCATCGGCATGCCTGTCATCTTTATGCTCTGGCTGACGACGTCGATGAGCCGGGGCACCGGCGACGCAGTGTCTCCCCTCATCGCCCTACTGATCGCAACGCTGCTGTCGCTTGGTCTGACACCGGCGTTCATCTACGGCTGGGGACCGTTCCCCGCACTGGGCGTAGCGAGTGCCGTGGCGTCGACGATGCTCGCGTTCACCGTCGCCCTGCTCTGGATGACCATCCACTGGCGACGCAAGGGGCATCCGCTGGCGCCGAGCGCCGATCTGTGGCGCGCGATTCGATGGAATCCGGCGTTGGCGCGCGGCATCCTTCACATCGGCGTGCCCGCAGCGATTCAGATGCTGACGATGGCGATTGCCGAGATGGCGCTGCTGAGCATGGTCAACCGACACGGTGCGAATGCCACCGCCGCTTACGGCGCAGTGACGCAGGTGATGAGCTGGTTGCAGATGCCGGTGATGACGCTGGGCATCACGGCGTCGATCCTGTGCGCCCATGCCATCGGCGCAGGACGCGGTGAGCGCGTCGGCGCGATCGTGCGCACCGGTCTGCTGTGCAATCTGGGACTGACCGGCAGCCTGATCATGGTGATCTATCCGATCGCACCGACGCTCCTTCGCGGCTTCCTGACCGATCCCGACGTGCTGTCGCTCGCGACGCACCTGCTCTACATCGTCGCCTGGAGTGTGCTGGTGATGGGAGCCACCGCAGTGATGACCGGCGCCATGCGCGCCAGCGGCCGCGTGTGGGTGCCGACGCTACTCGGCATGACCGGGCTGTTGGGCATCGAAGTGCCCGCCGCGTGGATGTTCGAGCGGATCGCCGGACTCACCGGCATCTGGTGGGCGTATCCGCTCGCGTTCATCGCCATGCTGACGATGCAGGGCTTGTGTTACCGGGCCTTCCGGCGGGCATCGTGCCGCGCCCAGAAGAACATGACCATGCCCGCGCAGGAGAGCAATGCGCCGACCCAACCGGTCGACGTCCAGCCGTAA
- a CDS encoding GGDEF domain-containing protein, which produces MPLHRLQARIVVALETAVRWVVRTPTLIVWSGVGISILVMMVAVALLYEGRLLVLARAADNQRNIAEVLDRDLELNFQLYEASLDAVVKLLARPDIEAMAPALRRELIFERAGASRYIGSLVVLDPEGNVAIDAQSEVPRPFNFADRDYFGVHRANPDAGLYVSGFLHSRLRNDAPTMVMSRRISRADGSFGGVVSLAVDIEYFRHLFDHIEVGRQGVILLLGKGGVILMRKPYDENVIGLTMAQRGRYESLPPGRDEYRIYPIRFMGRDSLMSRRFLSNAPLTLIIVTSSNETLAPWHKRVIEFGGLFLLLNAGFVLTSLLLAAQLRRRLRAERELSLLARTDGLTGLSNRRSLDKILATEWRRMRRAGHSLAVAFIDIDWFKRYNDTHRHQAGDAALAAVASAIGAALQRPSDAAGRYGGEEFIVVLPDTDAQGAQRVAEGIRLAVDRLDLDHASSDFGHVTVSIGVACRQPRAGESVDMLVKAADRALYRAKATGRNRVIVASEDDATAALAS; this is translated from the coding sequence ATGCCGCTGCATCGGTTGCAGGCACGTATCGTCGTCGCGTTGGAAACGGCGGTGCGCTGGGTCGTGCGCACGCCGACGCTCATCGTATGGAGTGGCGTGGGAATATCCATTCTCGTCATGATGGTGGCCGTGGCGTTGCTCTACGAAGGTCGGCTGCTGGTGCTCGCCCGTGCGGCCGATAACCAGCGCAACATCGCCGAAGTCCTGGACCGGGATCTGGAGCTCAACTTTCAGCTGTACGAGGCTTCGCTCGACGCGGTCGTGAAGTTGCTGGCGCGTCCCGACATCGAGGCCATGGCGCCCGCACTTCGTCGTGAGCTGATCTTCGAGCGGGCAGGGGCGTCGCGTTACATCGGGTCGCTCGTCGTGCTCGATCCCGAGGGAAACGTCGCTATTGACGCGCAGAGCGAGGTGCCGCGTCCGTTCAACTTCGCCGACCGGGACTATTTCGGCGTCCATCGCGCCAACCCGGATGCCGGATTGTACGTGAGCGGCTTTCTCCATTCGCGCCTTCGCAACGACGCGCCGACCATGGTCATGAGCCGACGCATCTCCCGCGCGGACGGCTCGTTCGGCGGCGTCGTATCGCTCGCGGTGGACATCGAGTATTTCCGTCACTTGTTCGATCACATCGAAGTCGGACGTCAGGGGGTGATCCTGCTGCTCGGCAAGGGCGGCGTAATTCTCATGCGCAAACCGTACGACGAAAATGTCATCGGGTTGACGATGGCGCAGAGGGGTCGCTACGAATCGTTGCCCCCGGGGCGTGACGAATATCGCATTTATCCGATCCGCTTCATGGGGCGCGACAGCCTGATGTCCCGCCGGTTTCTGAGTAATGCGCCCCTGACGCTGATCATCGTCACGTCCAGCAACGAGACGCTTGCACCGTGGCACAAGCGCGTCATCGAGTTCGGCGGACTGTTTCTCCTGCTCAACGCGGGGTTCGTGCTGACGTCGTTACTCCTCGCAGCCCAGTTGCGCAGACGCCTGCGGGCCGAGCGGGAATTGAGCCTTCTGGCCCGTACCGATGGTCTCACCGGCCTCTCGAACCGCCGCTCGCTCGACAAGATCCTTGCGACGGAGTGGCGGCGCATGCGCCGCGCCGGTCATTCGCTGGCCGTCGCCTTCATCGATATCGACTGGTTCAAACGCTACAACGACACGCACCGGCATCAGGCGGGCGACGCCGCACTCGCTGCGGTCGCCAGCGCCATCGGGGCGGCGCTGCAACGCCCGTCGGATGCCGCCGGTCGCTATGGTGGAGAGGAATTCATCGTCGTGCTGCCGGACACCGATGCACAGGGCGCTCAGCGCGTAGCGGAGGGTATCCGTCTAGCGGTCGACCGCCTCGACCTCGACCATGCATCGAGCGACTTCGGTCATGTGACGGTGAGCATCGGTGTGGCTTGCCGACAGCCCCGCGCCGGGGAGTCGGTCGATATGCTCGTCAAGGCTGCGGACCGCGCGCTTTATCGGGCCAAAGCCACCGGCCGCAATCGCGTGATCGTCGCTTCGGAAGACGATGCTACGGCCGCATTGGCATCGTAA
- a CDS encoding PRC-barrel domain-containing protein — protein sequence MNMQSGRGQTPQPNQPGARIVGASHKLPDGPGPSVMAADTLDAEDVVNTAGESLGKVKHIMLDVQRGTVAYAVLSFGGFLGMGDKLFAIPWHALQLDVENKRFILNIDKEALKKAPGFDKDHWPSMADMHWAEQVHTYYTVDPYWH from the coding sequence ATGAACATGCAATCAGGCCGGGGCCAGACGCCCCAACCCAATCAACCCGGTGCTCGCATCGTCGGCGCATCGCACAAGCTGCCCGATGGCCCGGGTCCGTCCGTGATGGCGGCCGACACGCTCGACGCGGAAGACGTCGTGAATACCGCAGGCGAGAGCCTCGGGAAGGTCAAGCACATCATGCTCGACGTCCAGCGCGGGACCGTGGCTTATGCCGTGTTGTCCTTCGGTGGCTTCCTCGGCATGGGGGACAAACTGTTCGCCATTCCGTGGCATGCCTTACAGCTCGACGTGGAGAACAAGCGCTTCATCCTGAACATCGACAAAGAGGCGCTCAAGAAGGCGCCGGGGTTCGACAAGGACCACTGGCCGAGTATGGCCGACATGCATTGGGCCGAGCAGGTGCATACGTATTACACCGTCGACCCGTACTGGCATTGA
- a CDS encoding BON domain-containing protein, translated as MKQANLLKFVMAGALATTGIAAHALDQGGIIKIADNASASSVMSDTGRKIDDSALTAKVKAELLAKKDVPSTKVHVTTRHGVVHLTGSVPESAQKTLVEDTVKGVDGVVDVKNDLKVSAK; from the coding sequence ATGAAACAAGCCAATTTGCTCAAATTCGTCATGGCGGGTGCCCTTGCTACCACGGGTATCGCAGCTCACGCGCTCGATCAGGGCGGGATCATCAAGATTGCCGATAACGCGAGCGCCAGCAGCGTGATGAGCGATACCGGCCGCAAGATCGACGATTCGGCGCTGACCGCCAAGGTCAAGGCCGAGTTGCTCGCGAAGAAGGACGTGCCGTCGACCAAGGTCCACGTCACGACGCGCCACGGTGTGGTGCATCTGACGGGTTCGGTGCCCGAGTCGGCGCAGAAGACCCTCGTCGAGGATACGGTCAAGGGCGTGGATGGCGTGGTCGATGTCAAGAACGACCTCAAGGTGTCCGCCAAGTAA
- a CDS encoding DUF2252 domain-containing protein, whose translation MPVKSLTTKESAAKAAPAAPTAASVAPVSSSQPTVPSVPFEARVAAGRQLREKTPRSSHSHLGNTDRDIVALLRTSSEGRVAALVPLRYGRMLASPFAFYRGSAIVQAHDLAGTPNTGLTLQICGDCHLANFGGFATPERSLIFDLNDFDETAPGPWEWDLKRLCASLVLAARQFGFGDTLGVEMVRTAVDSYARRLDEYAHMPTIELWHEQITFERMLNLAGSDRVREGVKRGIARASGRTHEHVLPKFAQQIGDYWQIRDTPPTVFHVHGATTLFGPEDDWLGLGDWRTLFAPVYKSYTNSLPPDRARMLDSYTQQDLAFKVVGVGSVGTRCLVLLMMDTHAQPLFLQFKEASRSVVSRFFRNATPKHDGRRVVEGQRLMQAASDAFLGWGSGPFGRCIYGRQLRDMKISAQFELFRADGFREYASLCGWVLARAHAKAGGCAPELVGYVGKGIRLGEALIHYATDYADQVERDYEVFRKACRDGRLEARTDADMAADFMA comes from the coding sequence ATGCCCGTTAAATCATTGACGACAAAGGAAAGTGCCGCGAAAGCGGCCCCAGCCGCACCGACCGCAGCGTCTGTCGCGCCCGTCTCATCGTCGCAACCGACGGTGCCCAGCGTTCCGTTCGAAGCCCGCGTCGCAGCGGGGCGCCAACTGCGCGAGAAGACACCCCGCAGCAGTCATTCGCACCTCGGTAACACCGACCGCGACATCGTGGCGTTGTTGCGAACGAGCAGCGAGGGGCGGGTGGCGGCGCTCGTACCGTTGCGTTACGGTCGGATGCTCGCGTCGCCGTTCGCCTTCTATCGCGGCAGCGCGATCGTCCAGGCGCACGATCTGGCCGGTACGCCGAACACCGGGCTCACCCTGCAGATCTGCGGGGATTGCCATTTGGCGAACTTCGGCGGTTTCGCCACCCCTGAGCGGAGCTTGATCTTCGATCTGAACGATTTTGACGAAACCGCGCCCGGCCCGTGGGAATGGGATCTGAAACGGCTGTGCGCGAGTCTGGTGCTCGCCGCCCGGCAGTTCGGCTTCGGCGACACGCTGGGTGTCGAGATGGTGCGCACGGCCGTAGACAGCTATGCCCGACGGCTGGACGAGTACGCCCACATGCCGACCATTGAACTCTGGCACGAGCAGATCACCTTTGAGCGCATGCTGAACCTGGCCGGGTCCGACCGGGTGCGCGAGGGCGTCAAGCGCGGCATCGCCCGGGCGTCCGGCCGCACCCATGAGCACGTTCTGCCGAAGTTCGCTCAGCAGATCGGCGATTACTGGCAGATTCGCGACACACCGCCCACGGTGTTTCACGTCCATGGCGCGACCACGCTTTTCGGTCCGGAAGACGACTGGCTGGGTCTGGGCGACTGGCGTACTTTGTTCGCTCCGGTCTACAAGAGTTACACCAACTCACTCCCGCCCGATCGCGCCCGCATGCTCGATAGCTACACGCAGCAGGACCTGGCGTTCAAGGTCGTGGGCGTCGGCAGCGTCGGTACGCGCTGTCTGGTGTTGCTGATGATGGATACCCACGCGCAGCCGCTGTTCCTTCAGTTCAAGGAGGCGTCGCGTTCGGTCGTCTCTCGCTTCTTCCGCAATGCCACACCCAAGCATGACGGACGTCGTGTGGTCGAGGGGCAGCGTCTCATGCAGGCGGCCTCCGACGCCTTCCTCGGTTGGGGTTCGGGACCGTTCGGTCGTTGTATCTATGGCCGCCAGTTGCGCGACATGAAGATCTCCGCACAGTTCGAGTTGTTTCGTGCCGACGGCTTTCGCGAGTACGCCAGTCTGTGCGGCTGGGTGCTGGCCCGTGCGCATGCCAAAGCGGGCGGATGCGCGCCCGAACTCGTGGGTTACGTCGGCAAGGGGATTCGTCTGGGCGAGGCGCTGATTCATTACGCGACGGACTACGCCGATCAGGTCGAGCGGGACTACGAAGTGTTTCGCAAGGCATGCCGTGACGGAAGGCTCGAAGCGCGCACCGACGCGGATATGGCCGCCGACTTTATGGCCTGA
- a CDS encoding DUF3309 family protein: MLGTILLIVLVLLLIGALPAWPHSREWGYYPSGGLGLVVLIVVLLVVMGHI, encoded by the coding sequence ATGCTTGGCACCATCTTGTTGATTGTTTTGGTGTTGCTGTTGATCGGTGCGTTACCCGCGTGGCCGCATAGCCGGGAATGGGGGTACTACCCATCCGGCGGGCTCGGATTGGTCGTTCTGATTGTGGTGTTGCTCGTGGTGATGGGGCATATCTGA
- a CDS encoding DUF2239 family protein, which yields MAAQSLGYTVFRDKRRIASGSLADAAIAYQQAMLADPHASVLIFDNLTGDTRDVDARGSAADIRARYPAAVADSPDSPVGADSASEPADAPKGRGRPKLGVVAREVTLLPRHWDWLSEQRGGASVALRKLIDEARRANAERDMQRRAQERSYSFMSTMAGDLAHFEEASRALFANDLDALAQRIVEWPEDVRTHLMRLTSTDDLVDALA from the coding sequence GTGGCTGCTCAATCTCTTGGCTATACCGTCTTTCGCGACAAGCGTCGCATTGCCTCCGGTTCGCTTGCCGACGCCGCCATTGCCTATCAGCAGGCGATGCTCGCCGACCCGCACGCGTCGGTCCTCATCTTCGACAACCTGACGGGCGACACGCGCGATGTAGACGCACGCGGTAGCGCCGCCGACATCCGTGCGCGCTACCCCGCCGCCGTGGCCGACAGCCCCGACAGCCCCGTGGGTGCCGACAGTGCATCCGAACCGGCCGATGCCCCCAAAGGCCGGGGCCGCCCGAAGCTCGGCGTCGTGGCACGCGAAGTCACGCTGCTGCCGCGTCATTGGGACTGGCTCTCCGAGCAGCGCGGCGGCGCGTCCGTCGCCCTGCGCAAGCTGATCGACGAAGCCCGTCGCGCGAATGCCGAGCGCGATATGCAACGTCGTGCGCAGGAGCGTTCGTACAGCTTCATGTCGACGATGGCAGGCGACCTGGCGCACTTCGAAGAGGCGTCTCGCGCGCTCTTCGCCAACGATCTCGACGCACTGGCCCAGCGCATCGTCGAATGGCCCGAAGACGTGCGCACGCACCTGATGCGCCTCACGTCCACCGACGATCTGGTCGATGCGTTGGCCTGA
- a CDS encoding MFS transporter, with protein MSSPQILPVEATETLPRSSIPVWLSFVALAMGGFGIGTGEFVIMGLLPDVAKGLDISIPQAGHAISTYALGVVIGAPLLAVLGVRLPRRAFLVALMAMFAIGNFASALAPGYLSLIVLRFLSGLPHGTYFGVAALVGASLVPPHRRVHAVGQVMLGLTLATLFGVPIAAGLGQWLGWRAAFVMVGVIGALTALLVWRWVPDAPAPHGASPLRELGALRNSQVWLTLGIGAIGFGGMFAVFSYIKPTLMQVAGVPESWVPFYLALFGVGMVGGTIIGPRLVAAATLMRAIGGTLIWSALLLVAFAFTSSSPWLAGVNVLAIGTIIIIGPALQIRLMDVAGEAQTLAAALNHSAFNMANAAGAWLGGVAITAGYGWTSTGWVGALLSCAGMVMFFWARHDARRKAR; from the coding sequence ATGAGTTCCCCCCAAATCCTCCCCGTCGAGGCGACCGAAACGTTGCCCCGTTCATCCATTCCCGTCTGGCTTTCGTTCGTGGCGCTCGCCATGGGCGGCTTCGGTATCGGGACCGGCGAGTTCGTCATCATGGGCCTGTTGCCCGACGTCGCCAAAGGTCTGGACATCAGCATTCCTCAGGCCGGTCACGCCATCAGCACCTATGCACTGGGTGTCGTGATCGGCGCGCCATTGCTTGCGGTGCTCGGCGTGCGTCTGCCGCGTCGCGCGTTTCTCGTCGCCCTGATGGCGATGTTCGCCATCGGTAATTTCGCAAGTGCGCTGGCCCCGGGTTATCTCTCGCTGATCGTGTTGCGCTTTCTCAGCGGTCTGCCGCATGGCACCTATTTCGGTGTGGCGGCGCTCGTCGGGGCGTCGCTCGTGCCGCCGCATCGCCGAGTGCATGCCGTCGGACAAGTCATGCTCGGACTCACGCTCGCGACACTCTTCGGTGTGCCGATTGCCGCAGGCCTTGGCCAATGGCTGGGCTGGCGTGCGGCGTTTGTGATGGTGGGGGTGATCGGCGCGCTGACGGCCTTGCTCGTGTGGCGCTGGGTGCCGGACGCGCCTGCACCGCATGGCGCGAGCCCGCTGCGCGAGTTGGGCGCACTGCGCAACTCGCAGGTCTGGCTCACACTGGGAATCGGCGCCATCGGCTTCGGCGGCATGTTTGCTGTCTTCAGCTATATCAAGCCGACGCTGATGCAAGTCGCCGGTGTGCCCGAGTCGTGGGTGCCGTTCTATCTCGCGCTGTTCGGCGTGGGGATGGTCGGTGGCACGATCATCGGCCCGCGTCTGGTGGCGGCGGCCACGTTGATGCGCGCCATCGGCGGCACGCTGATCTGGTCGGCATTGTTGCTCGTGGCCTTCGCGTTCACATCGTCGAGCCCCTGGCTGGCGGGAGTGAACGTGCTGGCGATCGGCACGATCATCATCATCGGCCCCGCATTGCAGATTCGTTTGATGGACGTGGCAGGCGAGGCGCAAACGCTCGCGGCGGCGCTGAATCATTCGGCCTTCAATATGGCCAACGCCGCCGGCGCATGGCTCGGCGGTGTGGCGATCACTGCGGGTTACGGCTGGACGTCGACCGGTTGGGTCGGCGCATTGCTCTCCTGCGCGGGCATGGTCATGTTCTTCTGGGCGCGGCACGATGCCCGCCGGAAGGCCCGGTAA
- a CDS encoding BON domain-containing protein encodes MAKRNPPSPVAPTHTGKRGLAEEEARKGTSSNRPEREDHELTHEDGDAETHGAPQPVTDDADKAQPHEARQAAARDEQTARAVQQSEPEWLGASSPKRAASQGTEKRSTSGSGGHGYAPQIAHGEESGYGPADAVPGEHPRFGRQSAYGPHDDYAGTGRDASGSMPPVRSPAQSRQVDWPKGTVGVEPVDALKRNAKASSVEDIEGEAGQAAGRRGRSGGRGNENEDVKADGAIHDAIRKSLSDAIDLDVSHVEVSVTSGLVLLTGYVPERWMQHVVQTEVEKVDGVKGVDNRLHERRMKSMSRPGESQEGHKI; translated from the coding sequence ATGGCGAAGCGTAACCCCCCGTCGCCCGTAGCGCCCACCCACACGGGCAAGCGTGGGTTGGCGGAAGAAGAAGCGCGCAAAGGCACGTCGTCAAATCGGCCGGAACGCGAGGATCACGAACTCACGCATGAAGACGGCGATGCCGAAACGCACGGAGCGCCACAGCCTGTGACGGACGATGCGGACAAAGCACAGCCGCATGAGGCCAGGCAGGCGGCGGCGCGCGACGAACAAACGGCGCGCGCGGTCCAGCAAAGCGAGCCGGAATGGTTAGGGGCGTCGTCGCCGAAGCGCGCCGCGTCCCAGGGAACAGAAAAGAGGTCGACAAGTGGTTCGGGCGGTCACGGCTATGCGCCGCAGATCGCTCATGGCGAGGAGAGCGGCTATGGCCCGGCAGATGCAGTGCCGGGCGAGCACCCGAGATTCGGGCGGCAAAGCGCTTATGGTCCGCACGACGACTATGCCGGTACCGGACGGGATGCCTCGGGATCGATGCCGCCGGTGAGAAGTCCGGCGCAGTCGCGGCAAGTCGACTGGCCGAAGGGCACGGTCGGCGTCGAACCGGTGGATGCGCTCAAGCGCAATGCGAAGGCGAGCAGCGTCGAGGATATCGAGGGCGAAGCCGGACAGGCAGCAGGGCGTCGGGGCCGTAGCGGTGGGCGTGGCAATGAGAACGAAGACGTCAAGGCCGATGGCGCGATACACGACGCGATTCGCAAGTCGCTGTCCGACGCCATCGACCTCGATGTGTCCCACGTCGAAGTGAGCGTGACGTCAGGCCTGGTACTGCTGACTGGCTATGTGCCCGAACGCTGGATGCAACACGTCGTGCAGACGGAAGTGGAGAAGGTCGACGGCGTGAAGGGCGTCGACAACCGGTTGCACGAGCGGCGTATGAAATCGATGAGCCGCCCGGGCGAGAGCCAGGAAGGTCACAAGATTTAA
- a CDS encoding ChaB family protein gives MPYRQTHDLPASVKDNLPAHAQQIYLKAFNSAWDEYKDPGERRGHESREETAHKVAWSAVKQTYEKDDKSGKWHSKHH, from the coding sequence ATGCCGTATCGACAGACTCACGATTTACCGGCGAGCGTGAAAGACAACTTGCCGGCGCACGCTCAGCAGATCTATCTCAAGGCGTTCAATTCGGCTTGGGATGAGTACAAGGATCCCGGCGAGCGACGCGGTCATGAATCGCGTGAAGAGACGGCGCACAAAGTGGCATGGAGCGCCGTGAAACAGACTTACGAAAAGGATGACAAGTCCGGGAAGTGGCATTCGAAGCATCATTGA